One Myxococcus xanthus genomic region harbors:
- a CDS encoding acyl-CoA dehydrogenase, with translation MNFELTDIQREIQRMTREFAAKELIPNARKWDEHHAWPTDAVKKLAELSLLGVAVPEQNGGAGLDNVCYAIAMEEISRGCASTGVIMSVNNSLYCDPIMKYGTDAQKEQFLAPFARGEKLGCFGLTEPEAGSDAAAQKTVAVRKGDEYVINGSKNWITNGPKADAIVLMTMTNKEAGHKGITAFMVPTDTPGFIRAEPDKKMGISAAWSCSMFFEDMRVPAKYMLGKEGEGFKIAMSTLDGGRIGIASQALGIARAAYEEAVRYSGERKSFGKPIREHQAIQFMIADMATEIDAARLLVWRAALQKDKGVRHSAESAMAKLYASEMASRVANKALQVHGGMGYSKEMDVERHVRDARITEIYEGTSEIQRIVIAANLLRE, from the coding sequence ATGAACTTCGAGTTGACCGACATCCAGCGTGAAATCCAGCGGATGACCCGCGAGTTCGCGGCCAAGGAGCTCATCCCCAACGCCCGCAAGTGGGACGAGCACCACGCCTGGCCGACCGACGCGGTGAAGAAGCTGGCCGAGCTGTCCCTGCTGGGCGTGGCCGTTCCCGAGCAGAACGGCGGCGCCGGGCTCGACAACGTCTGTTACGCCATCGCCATGGAGGAGATCAGCCGCGGCTGTGCCTCCACCGGCGTCATCATGAGCGTGAACAACTCGCTCTACTGCGATCCGATCATGAAGTACGGCACGGATGCGCAGAAGGAGCAGTTCCTGGCGCCCTTCGCCCGGGGCGAGAAGCTGGGCTGCTTCGGCCTCACCGAGCCCGAGGCCGGCAGCGACGCCGCCGCGCAGAAGACGGTCGCCGTGCGCAAGGGTGACGAGTACGTCATCAACGGCTCGAAGAACTGGATCACCAACGGCCCCAAGGCCGACGCCATCGTCCTGATGACGATGACCAACAAGGAAGCGGGCCACAAGGGCATCACCGCGTTCATGGTCCCCACGGACACGCCGGGGTTCATCCGCGCCGAGCCGGACAAGAAGATGGGCATCAGCGCCGCCTGGTCCTGCTCCATGTTCTTTGAGGACATGCGCGTGCCGGCCAAGTACATGCTCGGCAAGGAAGGCGAGGGCTTCAAGATCGCCATGAGCACGCTGGACGGCGGCCGCATCGGCATCGCGTCGCAGGCGCTGGGCATCGCGCGCGCGGCGTACGAGGAGGCGGTGCGCTACTCCGGTGAGCGCAAGTCCTTCGGCAAGCCCATCCGCGAGCACCAGGCCATCCAGTTCATGATCGCCGACATGGCCACGGAGATCGACGCGGCCCGGCTGCTCGTGTGGCGGGCGGCCCTGCAGAAGGACAAGGGCGTGCGCCACAGCGCGGAGAGCGCCATGGCCAAGCTGTACGCCAGCGAGATGGCCAGCCGCGTGGCGAACAAGGCCCTGCAGGTGCACGGCGGCATGGGCTACAGCAAGGAGATGGACGTGGAGCGCCACGTGCGCGACGCGCGCATCACCGAAATCTACGAGGGGACGAGCGAAATCCAGCGCATCGTCATCGCCGCCAACCTGCTGAGGGAGTAA
- a CDS encoding enoyl-CoA hydratase-related protein: MAYENIRLEQEGAIATLFIDRPKALNALNTKTLQELESALKSLPADVRVLIVTGGGEKAFVAGADIAEMAALTDAQAQEFGALGHRVMAALEALPIPTIAAVNGFALGGGSELALACDFIYASEKAKLGLPEVGLGVIPGFGGTQRLTRVVGRARAKELIFTGDRIDAAKAKEIGMVLEVLPADGLLAHCRAVAEKIVKNSPLAISKAKQVIEAGADQDLRAANDIERKAFGDLFGSEDQREGMKAFLEKRPATFTGK; encoded by the coding sequence TCTTCATCGACCGCCCCAAGGCGCTCAACGCCCTCAACACGAAGACGCTGCAGGAGCTTGAGTCCGCGCTGAAGTCCCTTCCCGCGGACGTGCGCGTCCTCATCGTCACCGGCGGCGGCGAGAAGGCCTTCGTCGCGGGCGCGGACATCGCGGAGATGGCCGCGCTCACCGACGCGCAGGCCCAGGAGTTCGGCGCCCTGGGGCACCGGGTCATGGCCGCGCTGGAGGCGCTGCCCATTCCGACCATCGCGGCCGTGAATGGCTTCGCGCTCGGCGGCGGCTCCGAGCTGGCCCTGGCCTGTGACTTCATCTACGCCTCCGAGAAGGCCAAGCTCGGCCTGCCGGAAGTCGGCCTGGGCGTCATCCCCGGCTTCGGCGGCACCCAGCGCCTCACCCGCGTGGTGGGCCGCGCCCGCGCCAAGGAGCTCATCTTCACCGGCGACCGCATCGACGCGGCGAAGGCGAAGGAGATTGGCATGGTGCTGGAGGTCCTCCCCGCGGACGGCCTGCTCGCGCACTGCCGCGCCGTGGCGGAGAAGATCGTCAAGAACAGCCCGCTGGCCATCTCCAAGGCCAAGCAGGTCATCGAGGCCGGCGCCGACCAGGACCTGCGCGCGGCGAACGACATCGAGCGCAAGGCCTTCGGCGACCTGTTCGGCTCCGAGGACCAGCGCGAAGGCATGAAGGCCTTCCTGGAGAAGCGCCCCGCGACCTTCACCGGGAAGTAG
- a CDS encoding AgmX/PglI C-terminal domain-containing protein — translation MTRALLSAVVLASAVALAQGAAPAKAPTGGKSAATTPAPAKRDGPDVDRMPFTPDSIRQVVQYHQRRIQECYEDHMAEKDRTVEGRLMTTFTIDANGLVKDARVVKKTSTLKDPSLHDCVQAVLSSMTFPKPPDGTDRPIEYPFNLKAIE, via the coding sequence ATGACTCGAGCGCTTCTCTCCGCAGTCGTCCTGGCCTCGGCGGTGGCGCTCGCGCAGGGCGCCGCCCCCGCGAAGGCGCCCACCGGCGGCAAGTCCGCCGCCACGACGCCGGCCCCCGCCAAGCGAGACGGGCCGGACGTCGACCGGATGCCCTTCACGCCCGACTCCATCCGTCAGGTCGTCCAGTACCACCAGCGCCGCATCCAGGAGTGCTACGAGGACCACATGGCGGAGAAGGACCGGACGGTGGAGGGGCGGCTGATGACGACCTTCACCATCGACGCCAATGGTCTGGTGAAGGATGCCCGGGTGGTGAAGAAGACCAGCACGCTCAAGGACCCGAGCCTGCACGACTGCGTACAGGCCGTCCTGTCGTCCATGACCTTCCCGAAGCCTCCGGATGGCACGGACCGCCCCATCGAGTACCCGTTCAACCTCAAGGCCATCGAGTAG
- a CDS encoding acyl-CoA dehydrogenase family protein has protein sequence MNLELTETQTLIRDTARKFARERVAPLARTLDREERFPTDLFRQLGEMGLLGVNLPARYGGSEAGVVAYALAMMEMAAADASTSVAMAVTNMCGELINAFGTDAQREKYVTRLASGEAIAGSFALSEPHAGSDPGALRTTAVRRGDVWVLNGSKQWITSGAYAGVMVVWARTSPAGNKGLSCFIVEGGTKGLIIGKHEDKMGLRSSNTVSLTFEDCEVPAENLLGAEGQGFKLAMVALDGGRIGIAAQACGVGRAALEATVAYVKDRQAFGQPIGEFQGPRFMLADMQTQLEAAELLTLRAASMKEKGQPFSREASMAKLFASEMSNKVADKAVQLHGGYGYIDEFPVERFFRDARVQTIYEGTSEVQRMVIARESFKLLG, from the coding sequence GTGAACCTCGAGCTCACCGAGACGCAGACCCTCATCCGCGACACCGCGCGCAAGTTCGCTCGCGAGCGCGTGGCCCCCCTGGCCCGGACACTGGACCGCGAAGAGCGCTTTCCCACGGACCTCTTCCGGCAGTTGGGCGAGATGGGACTGCTGGGGGTGAACCTCCCGGCGCGCTACGGCGGTTCGGAGGCCGGCGTGGTGGCCTATGCGCTGGCGATGATGGAGATGGCCGCGGCCGACGCGTCCACGTCGGTGGCCATGGCCGTCACCAACATGTGCGGCGAGCTCATCAACGCGTTCGGCACCGACGCGCAGCGCGAGAAGTACGTGACGCGGCTGGCGTCCGGCGAGGCCATCGCGGGCTCGTTCGCGCTGTCCGAGCCCCATGCGGGCTCCGACCCCGGCGCGCTGCGCACCACCGCGGTGCGGCGCGGGGACGTGTGGGTCCTCAACGGCAGCAAGCAGTGGATCACCTCCGGCGCGTACGCGGGGGTGATGGTGGTGTGGGCACGCACGTCCCCCGCCGGCAACAAGGGCTTGTCGTGCTTCATCGTCGAAGGCGGGACGAAGGGGCTCATCATCGGCAAGCACGAGGACAAGATGGGCCTGCGCTCCTCGAACACGGTGTCGCTCACGTTCGAGGACTGCGAGGTTCCGGCGGAGAACCTGCTGGGCGCCGAAGGGCAGGGCTTCAAGCTGGCCATGGTGGCGCTGGACGGTGGGCGCATTGGCATCGCGGCGCAGGCCTGCGGCGTGGGGCGCGCGGCGCTCGAGGCGACCGTGGCCTACGTGAAGGACCGTCAGGCGTTCGGCCAGCCCATTGGCGAGTTCCAGGGCCCGCGCTTCATGCTCGCGGACATGCAGACGCAGTTGGAGGCGGCGGAGCTGCTGACGCTGCGTGCGGCGTCGATGAAGGAGAAGGGACAGCCGTTCTCCCGCGAGGCCTCCATGGCGAAGCTCTTCGCCAGCGAGATGAGCAACAAGGTGGCCGACAAGGCCGTGCAGCTCCACGGCGGCTACGGCTACATCGACGAGTTCCCGGTGGAGCGGTTCTTCCGCGACGCCCGCGTGCAG